The following nucleotide sequence is from Populus nigra chromosome 15, ddPopNigr1.1, whole genome shotgun sequence.
CTTGCGTCGAGCCTGTAAGTGAATTAAGGTTCATTGGGTCTGTTCTTTGGGCTCGGCCTCGTTATtgttataatttcattaatttgtaCAATCGAGTGAACCAATATGACAAATGAATTTGGATAATCCTTCCTGCAAATTTGTGTTCTACGTAGACAAGATGGcaaatcattattattcatgGAAAATTTTTGGTGgctcaggaaaaaaaatttcaaacatttttatattgCCAATATTTTAATTACAAGTTATGTCTTTTAATCGCATATAAATATCAAGTTAGATTTAGATCATGATTCAGATAgaatttaacaatatttatactctatttgttataaaaataataattatttttaaaaatctactCATCAGgtactatttgtttttaaggtgcaaaagcttttttaaaagaatttaaaattttatttattttaaattaaatatttttattatttttagattggtTTAATGTaccaatgttaaaaataaattttgaaaattaaaaatgatattattttaatatatttttaaatattaaaaaaaaaacaacatctaATACAATGATAAAAAAGTGTTCTAAATGAGTAAATTCTCATTACTAAGTCGCAAGTGGCACATTATCTGTTACTTCCTTAAAGTACATTAATAGTTAACTGAGAAAACTTAGGAACAGGTCAAAATAGCATCTTTGATCTCCTCCTCCTGTCTCATTTCTTGGAGTTGGAGTTAGTGGAAGATGCAAAGAACCAACGAATAATGTCAGCGGAAGGGTACAGTTACGAGATCAGACATGAAAACATGCTTTCGAGATCATATTGAACTAAAGGGACACAATTCAAGCTGAGAGACTCTAAACTGCTCAATTGGCTGGTGAAAAGATTTTGTCCCAATCTGCATCTAACCAAGCGCAGTTTCTTCACATTGATTTTTGCACCATCAAAGAGCTCCTTCCTTAAAACATAATAGCTCACAGTTTTAAGTGGGTAAGATGTTTTGATAGTGCAAGTCAAGACAGGGATCTTTAACCCCCATTTTAATGGCAAGACCCATCCATCGATCAATATCTTCAGTGTTGTCGAACTCAAAACGGAAAATAACTTCAAAAGAGATTATGTTTGTACCCCGATAAGAATCCACGAACTGATCAACCCTTCGTACAAATTTTTCTCTGCCCTCACGCCACCAACGGGTTTTGTTACTTTTATGGTATTGCTGGAGCATGTTACGTGTAAACAAGATAAGATTAGACCGCAACAACCAAACATGCTTCCATCAACGTGATAACACACTTGTTCGAGCAGCACCCCTCAATGACAACttcttgagaataaaaaaaaaaagttcgtcTGGAAGCTGACTGATTCATAAGGCTTCGTGTTCATCAATTCTTAACTCTTCTTGTAGTACATTCTGAGGTTTAGGATTCAGGACGTGCACATAACCTTCTTGGTTGAGATTCTGAAATTCATcggttctaaaaaaaaaaaacccttaatttAGAATTAGTTCGTACCTCGTCAAGTGAGGAAGAAGAGTTTTCAATATCTTACGTGGCCCAGACACTGTAACCTGAAACCCTTTTTCcaatgttgtttttgtttcccTTTTATAAGAGTGACCTAACTCCTAAGCTGGTGCATGTGTTTGTGGAGAATttcctaaattatttttatttcttattttcaattcagaattttatttttttagtattttattataatgttccgtattttactttttatatttagtattattaggatttttcagtttttttttctatataaaagcGTGTAATAGTTTTTTGGTAAATGAGGTGTTATGGTGTTCTTGATCATGTTCGGCTGCATAAATTGTTATGAGAGCTACGTGCTCAGAGACTCGTGAGATATATGTTTTATTCGTTTATCTAGTAAATGCTGTTACATTTATTCTTTTATCTAGTAAGTGTTTATCTACTTAATGTCTGAATTTTGTTGCCAATTTGTGAGATTCTGACAGAATTtgcttcactttttttttcattgagtcTGGCAAACCAGAGTCCTTTGAGTATTGAAAGTGGGTTAAACATGACAAGCAGGATATTGGTAACAACTGTGTCATAGTAGATTTGTCTTAAAGGACCATTTCCCTGCAAATTTCTCCAAAAAAAGGCATCAGAGCTTGCATTTAAACTACCGGAAATAAGTCATCATTGTGGCTTCAGGAAAGATTTTAGTTCACATTTCAATACTGAAACCAAGAGATATAAGAACAGAAACACAAATACTTTATCATGTACATGTTAATTCAGAAAAGTTTGTAATATAGCCTGCATATTCTTTTATCTTGATTCACTACTTGGAGCTTGCTACATGCTTTTCGAGGTACTTTATCAAATGACAGAAAGTTGTTGGAGTTTTACAAGGGAGTAGTAAGCACCCTTTTCTCCTTGAACAAGAAGCTCACTGTGATTCCCCTCTTCTACGACCCTCCCTTTGTCAATCACTACTATTTTATCGGCTTTCTGAATCGTAGACAATCGATGAGCCACAACTAGGCACGTCCTGCTAGACATAGTTTTCTCCAGTGCATCTTGGACAAGTTTCTCTGAATTAACATCTAGTGCACTCGTGGCCTCATCCAAAAGCAATATTGCAGGATTTTTCAATATGGCTCGAGCGAGCGCTATCCTTTGTTTTTGTCCCCCTGATAGTTGCACACCTTTTTCTCCGCAGTAAGTCTTGTATCCATCCTTCATGTAGCTATCATGGAAATAGAGATTTAAGCAAATTTAGGCAATGAGGAGATAAGAGACCGAGAACGATTAGTCCAAAAGTAAATGAACAAGTAATGATACCTTATAAAACCATGAGCATTTGCAATGGTTGCTGCTTCAATTATCTCTGCTTCAGCTGCATTCTCTTTTGCATATGCAATGTTATCGCGTATTGTTCCTGCGAAAAGAGTTGGTTCTTGACTTACCAATGCTATATGTGACCTCAAAGCCCTTAGGTTATAACACATGATGTTAATTCCATCAACTTCAATTGAACCACTCAATGTGTCATAGAATCTCTCAATTAATCTGATGATAGTGGATTTTCCAGACCCACTTCTTCCAACAAGCGCAACCATCTTTGAAGCTTCAATTTTTAGGTCCATTCCCCTCAGAATTATCTGTTTTGGTCTTGCTGGGTAGATGAAATACACCTGCTTAAACTCTATTCCTCCATTAATTGTTTCTGGTTTGATACCATCTGAATTTTCAGGGTCAATTTTAGTCTCTCTTTGGAGAATCCTAAAAATTGACTTCAATGCACTGGTGCCCTTCGATAGGTCAGCAGTCATAGTAGCTGTCTCTGCTATAACTCTCCCTGTTGAGATcagaatgaaaaatatttgaaagaggTGCTTGTATGTTATCTTTCGATGGAATAACAGATTCCCACCATACCAGCAAATCACAGCTATAAGGGCACTCGTGAGGAACTGTGAGATAAACAATCCAACTCCTGCATACCAAGATTGCCTGTTGCTTTCTTTCCTAGAGCTTACTTGTGAACGGTCATATAGTTTCACAACCTTTTCCTGAGAGCCAAATGCTGTGATTATTTTGTGGTTTCCGACAGCCTCACTAGCCAGTGCACTACTTGCGCTCTGTGCTTTGAGAATTTTCTTAGACATTATTCGCATTGTCATTTCTCTAAGATAGATGGCAGCAATGACTCCAGGTTCCAGGGCGATAGCTACTAGTGCAAGTCTCCATGACAACATAAAAGCTAAGACAACTGCTAAAGTTGCTGATGAAACTGCCTGAGTCAGCAATGACAAGCGATCCGTGACAAGAGTTCTCATCATTACCGCGTCTGTGGCCAATCTTGCACATATAGCCCCACTGCTGTTGTTTTCTTGATCgaaccattcaatctcaaatgttaagattttttcaaaaattgccTCCCTGACTCTTTCAGTCAATGTCTCTCCCATTATCCCAAAATAGTAATGCTGAATCACATTTGCCAGAAAAGTAAAGATAGCAAAGGctaaaaacacaaagcaatagATTCTTATTTGAGACCTTATCTGAGCATGATCATCTTCAAAGTATACTGCTAGAAGTGCACCAAGAAAGAATGAGTTCAATGGTGGAAATAGTCCATATCCTAGAGCTCCAACACAACCTAATAGAGTTGATTTCCACTCAGGTGCTGTCATGCTTATCAGTTGCCGTAAAGATGGGGAACTGTAATCATCTTCTTGCTTCTGGTCGGTTATCATGCCAAAACTAGAATTTCGAGAGAATGACTTGTCAGGTGTTTCCTCTGCTTGACTGGTTCCATCATCAAGAGGAAAAGCACCTCCATGCTCTTTATCCATGTCTTCCAGCATAACTTCATCATTCATGTATGTTCTCTGCAGCTGCACCATTACTGCATATGTACCACTTGAGTTTTGCATAAGCTGTTCGTGCGAGCCAGATTCTCCCACTTGTCCAGACTGAATAACAGCAATTAAGTCAGCATTGCGGAGAGTGGACAAGCGGTGTGCGATGATAATAGTTGTTCGACCTATTGAGGCCTGATTCAAAGCATCCTGGACGGCCTTTTCAGACTGTGAATCCAGTGCACTTGTTGCTTCATCGAGAAGAAGAATTTTTGGGTCCCTCAGTAGTGCCCTTGCAATGGAAATCCTTTGTTTTTGCCCTTCAGATATTTGATTTCCCAGTTGTCCCACCTAAAAAGTACTCAAC
It contains:
- the LOC133673654 gene encoding putative multidrug resistance protein is translated as MLIIPGLVYGKLLGEVGKKIQEAYGVAGGIVEQAVSSIRTVYSYVAEERASKDYKNALKPALELGIKQGLMKGMAIGTFGITFAVWALQGWYGSTLVINKGAKGGNVYTAGLCTIYGGLALGGSLVNVKYFIEANIAAARIFEMIHRVQEIDSADEHGKTISDVKGEVEFRDIDFEYPSRPGSLVLNKFNLRVMAGQTVGLVGASGSGKSTVINLLERFYEPLRGDILLDSVNIKNLPPTWLRNQMGLVSQEPVLFATSIKENILFGKEDASMEEVIRAAKAANAQSFISKLPGGYETLVGQLGNQISEGQKQRISIARALLRDPKILLLDEATSALDSQSEKAVQDALNQASIGRTTIIIAHRLSTLRNADLIAVIQSGQVGESGSHEQLMQNSSGTYAVMVQLQRTYMNDEVMLEDMDKEHGGAFPLDDGTSQAEETPDKSFSRNSSFGMITDQKQEDDYSSPSLRQLISMTAPEWKSTLLGCVGALGYGLFPPLNSFFLGALLAVYFEDDHAQIRSQIRIYCFVFLAFAIFTFLANVIQHYYFGIMGETLTERVREAIFEKILTFEIEWFDQENNSSGAICARLATDAVMMRTLVTDRLSLLTQAVSSATLAVVLAFMLSWRLALVAIALEPGVIAAIYLREMTMRIMSKKILKAQSASSALASEAVGNHKIITAFGSQEKVVKLYDRSQVSSRKESNRQSWYAGVGLFISQFLTSALIAVICWYGGNLLFHRKITYKHLFQIFFILISTGRVIAETATMTADLSKGTSALKSIFRILQRETKIDPENSDGIKPETINGGIEFKQVYFIYPARPKQIILRGMDLKIEASKMVALVGRSGSGKSTIIRLIERFYDTLSGSIEVDGINIMCYNLRALRSHIALVSQEPTLFAGTIRDNIAYAKENAAEAEIIEAATIANAHGFISYMKDGYKTYCGEKGVQLSGGQKQRIALARAILKNPAILLLDEATSALDVNSEKLVQDALEKTMSSRTCLVVAHRLSTIQKADKIVVIDKGRVVEEGNHSELLVQGEKGAYYSLVKLQQLSVI